The following proteins come from a genomic window of Paenibacillus spongiae:
- a CDS encoding cache domain-containing sensor histidine kinase, with amino-acid sequence MRGGRLGARTKLLIWLIMPSLILEAAVILLAQSGTTSFLRQTQDSALNGMVVQSVRMMENQMNDLVLNVLGIESEILYGQQGPSDWIRMMEAAALTRPELVRGVVYIRKDGLVAGYPEYYWDSFGQKEIAIIKGQSNSSKTGVVWSEPFTSTMGSTGPNSLVSIVTKQVIDEDGEQEGVLAFVTDVTNIVQRSAAFAGSYDTRTLLYDRNDRLIYSITIVARNSYETLEYAERNTETLEQAKAYFERSGQYYVISDMKQAPFWKAIVVGDVKALENNYRPVVQFALMVLLLGSAGLIFIYIGVSWWFTKPIVSLTRGIRHIARGHLDHQFEVKHQDEFGEMAREFNRMMRTIQELIETLKQTEEQKRQADFQMLLSQINPHFLYNTLNTIDIMVDISSKKDIHRVMAVLIRLLKYGLDRTTAVRSLNEEMLYVKDYLYILSVRYDNKFEFVVEDLPDALASTPVLKLVLQPIVENAVFHGLRPLTDRRGKLTVSAKRCGNELMITVADNGVGMAKEKIAGLLKGAAPEETPSASGGFHIGVCNVHERIQLYYGAGYGLSIVSDPQIGTTVTVRLRIIETGDVADGRANRQITAG; translated from the coding sequence ATGCGGGGCGGACGGCTCGGAGCGCGGACGAAGCTGCTGATTTGGCTCATTATGCCGAGCCTTATTCTGGAAGCGGCGGTCATTCTATTAGCGCAATCGGGCACGACGTCCTTTTTGCGTCAGACGCAGGACAGCGCGCTGAACGGGATGGTTGTGCAGTCGGTCCGCATGATGGAAAATCAGATGAACGACCTGGTGCTGAACGTGCTCGGCATCGAATCGGAAATTTTATACGGGCAGCAGGGGCCTTCCGACTGGATCCGCATGATGGAGGCGGCTGCGCTGACGCGGCCGGAGCTGGTGCGGGGCGTCGTCTACATCCGGAAAGACGGACTTGTCGCCGGCTATCCGGAATATTACTGGGACAGCTTCGGGCAGAAGGAAATTGCCATTATCAAAGGTCAATCGAACAGCTCCAAGACCGGCGTCGTCTGGTCGGAGCCGTTCACCTCGACGATGGGATCGACGGGCCCGAACAGTCTCGTCAGCATCGTCACCAAGCAGGTTATCGACGAGGATGGGGAGCAGGAAGGCGTGCTCGCTTTCGTTACGGACGTGACCAACATCGTGCAGCGGAGCGCCGCGTTCGCGGGAAGCTATGATACCCGGACGCTGCTGTACGACCGCAACGACCGGCTCATTTATTCCATTACGATCGTAGCCCGGAACAGCTATGAAACGCTGGAATATGCGGAACGCAACACGGAAACGCTTGAACAGGCGAAGGCCTATTTCGAGCGGTCCGGACAATATTACGTCATATCCGACATGAAACAGGCACCGTTCTGGAAGGCTATCGTCGTCGGAGACGTCAAGGCTCTGGAAAACAATTACCGTCCGGTCGTGCAATTTGCGCTCATGGTACTGCTTCTGGGCTCGGCCGGACTTATTTTCATATATATCGGCGTTTCCTGGTGGTTTACCAAGCCGATCGTTTCGTTAACACGGGGTATACGCCACATTGCACGGGGACATCTGGATCATCAATTCGAGGTGAAGCATCAGGATGAGTTTGGGGAGATGGCGCGCGAGTTCAACCGGATGATGCGGACGATCCAAGAGCTCATCGAGACGCTGAAGCAGACGGAAGAGCAGAAGCGGCAGGCCGATTTTCAAATGCTGCTGTCGCAGATTAATCCCCACTTCCTGTATAACACGCTCAATACCATCGACATCATGGTCGATATAAGCAGCAAGAAGGACATCCATCGCGTGATGGCCGTTCTGATCCGGCTGTTGAAGTACGGACTGGACCGTACCACGGCGGTCCGTTCGCTGAACGAGGAAATGCTCTATGTCAAAGATTATTTATATATATTATCGGTCCGCTATGACAATAAGTTCGAATTCGTTGTTGAGGATCTCCCGGACGCGCTGGCTTCAACGCCGGTGCTCAAGCTGGTGCTGCAGCCGATTGTTGAGAACGCGGTATTCCACGGGCTGCGCCCTCTTACGGACCGGAGAGGGAAGCTGACGGTATCGGCGAAGAGATGCGGGAACGAGCTGATGATCACCGTCGCCGATAACGGCGTCGGCATGGCGAAGGAGAAGATTGCAGGGCTGCTGAAGGGGGCAGCTCCGGAGGAGACGCCTTCCGCAAGCGGAGGGTTCCATATCGGTGTATGCAACGTGCACGAAAGGATTCAGCTGTATTA